DNA from Parvularcula marina:
GGATCGCCCAGTTCTCACGCGCTTCGCCGAAGGGGAAATAGGCGCGCATCGCCATCTGCACGCGGCCTTCGGTATTGGTGAAGATACCGGATTCCTCGGTGTAGGCCGCCCCCGGCAGGATGACATCGGCAACCCGCGCGCCTGCATCGCCATGATGGCCCTGATAGATCACAAAGGCATTCTCAAGCCGCGATGTGTCAAACTCATCCGCGCCGAGATTATAGACGATCTCGATGTCACCGGCCTCGACTGCATCGATAATGCCGCCAAAGGACTTGCCGCCCTCGCCCGGCACGAAGCCAAGATCGAGTGCCGCCACCCGGCTCGCCGCGGTGTGAAGGATATTGAGCCCGTTCCATTCGTCGCCGATTGCCCCAACACGGGACGCCATATCGAGCACCGCTTTGTACGCGGCCCCGCCATCGCGCAGCGCGCCCTGGCCGACAATGATCATCGGCTTTTCAGCCTTGCAAAGCTTGTCAAAGAAGTCCTGATCCATATTACCGATCACGGACGGATCAGCGCCCAGATAGGCATAGTCATAGGTCAGGTCCGTCGCCTCACCGATCACGCCGATTTCAAGGCCCATCTTGTCGAGGAAATTCTTCCGGATACGGGCATTGAGAACCGGTGCTTCGATCCGCGGATTGGTGCCGACCAGCAGGATCATGTCCGCTTCGTCGATCCCGGCAATGGTCGAGCCAAAGACATAAGAGCCGCGTGGTGCGCGCGTGCCATCAGGCAGAACGCCCAGCGCCGAGCCGTCCTGACGGCAATCGCGGTTCACAACACCCAAGGCATCGGTCAGGTCTTTGAGCGCCTTGATCGCCTCTGCGGAGACAAGGTCGCCAACCAGCGCGCCGATTTTCTCAGGCGCCGTCCCGTCGATCTTTGCACGGATCGCTTCGAAGGCTTCGCTCCAGCTTGCGGGGCGCAGCTTGCCGTCTTCGCGGATATAGGGCGTGTCGAGCCGCTGGCGGCGCAGGCCGTCCCAGATGAAGCGCGACTTGTCGCCGATCCACTCTTCATTGATGTCGTCATGAATACGCGGAAGGATCCGCAAGACTTCGCGGGCCCGCGCATCGACGCGGATATGGCTGCCGAGCGCATCCATCACATCGATGGTCTCGGTTTTCTTCAGCTCCCAGGGCCGCGCATTAAAGGCATAGGGTTTCGAGGTCAGCGCACCGACCGGGCAGACATCGATCAGGTTCCCGGCAAGCTCCGTCTCGACCGCTTTTTCAAGATAGGTCGTGATCTGCGCATCCTCACCGCGATTGACGAGACCAAGATCGCTGACGCCCGCAACTTCGGTCGCAAAGCGCACACAGCGGGTGCACTGGATGCAGCGGGTCATGATCGTCTTGATCAGCGGGCCCATATATTTCTCATCGACCGCGCGCTTGTTCTCTTCGAAGCGCGACGTGCCCCGGCCATAGGTGATCGCCTGATCCTGCAGGTCACATTCGCCGCCCTGATCGCAGATCGGGCAGTCGAGCGGGTGGTTGATGAGGAGAAACTCCATCACCCCTTCGCGGGCCTTCTTGACCATCGGCGTGTTGGTGAAGAGCTCGGGCGGCTGGCCGTCCGGGCCGGGCCGCAGATCGCGCACATTCTGCGCGCACGAAGCCACGGGTTTGGGCGGCCCGCCCTTCACTTCGATCAGGCACATCCGGCAATTGCCCGCGATCGAGAGGCGCTCGTGATAGCAGAAGCGGGGGATTTCCTCGCCCGCGGCCTCACAGGCCTGCAGCAGGGTGAGCGCCGGATCGACGTCAATTTCTTCGCCATTGACTTTGATGGTGCGGAGATCGGTCATGAAGAACTGTCAGCTTGATTACGATGGATTCCGGCCCGTTTACGCCAAATCGCGCCGGATGGAAGGGCCCCAGTGACGCGGGGCGCGGCTTTTAGCGGGAATGCTCCAAAGCCCACTCATCTCATGGTCCGGGACGAGGAATGAAGGAGCCAGAGCGCCCCTCTCTCCGCCCGCACATCCCCGGCCCGGATCAGGTCCGGGCTAAACTCCGGCGGGGATCTGCCTCGAAGGCACCGATCTCTCATCTTCGATAAGCGAAAAGACAGAACCCAGAGCTCATCACTCAAAACCAGATGCCCGCCTGCGCGGGCATGAGCGGAGGGAAGGAAGGGCTTTAAACTCCTCCTCCACCCCAAAACCCGCCTGAAAACCCCTCTCCCACCCCTTTCAACCGCCCGGATTTCCTCACTTCCTCAAAAAAGTTTTGATGAACTAGTTTACTTCATGAACTGGTTCACCCACATAGAGCCGGCACACACTC
Protein-coding regions in this window:
- the nuoG gene encoding NADH-quinone oxidoreductase subunit NuoG, encoding MTDLRTIKVNGEEIDVDPALTLLQACEAAGEEIPRFCYHERLSIAGNCRMCLIEVKGGPPKPVASCAQNVRDLRPGPDGQPPELFTNTPMVKKAREGVMEFLLINHPLDCPICDQGGECDLQDQAITYGRGTSRFEENKRAVDEKYMGPLIKTIMTRCIQCTRCVRFATEVAGVSDLGLVNRGEDAQITTYLEKAVETELAGNLIDVCPVGALTSKPYAFNARPWELKKTETIDVMDALGSHIRVDARAREVLRILPRIHDDINEEWIGDKSRFIWDGLRRQRLDTPYIREDGKLRPASWSEAFEAIRAKIDGTAPEKIGALVGDLVSAEAIKALKDLTDALGVVNRDCRQDGSALGVLPDGTRAPRGSYVFGSTIAGIDEADMILLVGTNPRIEAPVLNARIRKNFLDKMGLEIGVIGEATDLTYDYAYLGADPSVIGNMDQDFFDKLCKAEKPMIIVGQGALRDGGAAYKAVLDMASRVGAIGDEWNGLNILHTAASRVAALDLGFVPGEGGKSFGGIIDAVEAGDIEIVYNLGADEFDTSRLENAFVIYQGHHGDAGARVADVILPGAAYTEESGIFTNTEGRVQMAMRAYFPFGEARENWAILRALSQVIGKTLPYDDLFTLRQALIEDNEIFGSIGTVEMADAPSADLYASVSGDPVFTPGLDGYWLTNPVARASKTMAECAAMFAAAPKMLAAE